AAATGCTGTACCACGAACCGCCAAAGAACGGCGCGACCGCCATCGACTCTCCTGCGCACCCGTCGGCGATGTACGCGGAGTTGGCGAATGACGGTGCCTTCTGCAGGGCGGTGACGACCGGCAGCGAGGTGCGCGAAAGGGTCCTGCCGCTACTATCGATCATCGCGATTGCTCGTGTGGCGCCGAGGTACTTCACGCGGATGAGCCCACGCGGTAGGAGACATATCGTCTCCACCACCGGGCCATCCGGCACGCGAGTCGTCCAGAGAAATCGTCCGGAATCCGAGTAGACGGTGAGCCGACTCGTGGCCGCATCGAGCACACCCACATGCCGTGCGGACGCCACAATCTGCATCGGTCGCTTGAACTCTCCCGGACCTTCGCCGGTCGCATTGAGCACGAATCGTTTTGCCCCAGTCGTCAGATCGAACGCGTGGATTTCTCGCGTGCCTGCGTCGAGCACGACAACCACGTGCTCGGTGACAGCGAGGGAGCGTGGTTCGACCAGAAGATCCGGATCCTTGGTGCCGCCGCGCACCCACTCGCGGATATAGAAGGAATCCGCGCGGAATCGACGAATCGTGGGTGATTGCTGCGCATGAACGGCGGTGCTGCTGTCGGGGGCGCTGACAACCAGGGCCAAGATGATCCCGGCAAACGCGCGATG
This region of Gemmatimonas groenlandica genomic DNA includes:
- a CDS encoding 6-bladed beta-propeller — encoded protein: MPLTPRLSHRAFAGIILALVVSAPDSSTAVHAQQSPTIRRFRADSFYIREWVRGGTKDPDLLVEPRSLAVTEHVVVVLDAGTREIHAFDLTTGAKRFVLNATGEGPGEFKRPMQIVASARHVGVLDAATSRLTVYSDSGRFLWTTRVPDGPVVETICLLPRGLIRVKYLGATRAIAMIDSSGRTLSRTSLPVVTALQKAPSFANSAYIADGCAGESMAVAPFFGGSWYSISSSGAAKRFSYIEAGDEAVVVTKQRRLERTATHVTTQTTMTTEVSPIARGAMQRGDTVIIEAGATKTYPHQLLDYYRASDGAYLYSRRLPFTPTALAIAPDGRLFAASIGTETSLVVALSTTPLSPRDIAKQKQRK